Proteins from a genomic interval of Kitasatospora herbaricolor:
- a CDS encoding helix-turn-helix domain-containing protein, whose protein sequence is MDNALQRMMRRQLDAQGWSYGDVARRGGLPRSTVHHLATTERLVRMPQPTTLERLAVGLELPLEAVRRAAAETCGIHLYAEGEPGAGTDPEVATLIASLQQLSAADRKHVAALVDSLLRRGPRPE, encoded by the coding sequence GTGGACAACGCACTGCAGCGAATGATGAGGCGGCAACTGGACGCGCAGGGCTGGTCCTACGGCGACGTCGCCCGTCGCGGCGGCCTCCCCCGCTCCACCGTCCACCACCTCGCCACCACCGAGCGCCTGGTGCGGATGCCACAGCCCACGACACTCGAACGCCTCGCCGTCGGCCTGGAGTTGCCACTGGAAGCGGTACGGCGCGCGGCCGCCGAGACCTGCGGGATCCACCTGTACGCGGAGGGCGAGCCCGGAGCCGGCACCGATCCCGAGGTCGCCACCCTGATCGCCAGCCTGCAGCAACTGTCGGCCGCCGACCGAAAGCACGTGGCCGCACTCGTGGACTCCCTGCTGCGGCGAGGCCCGCGGCCGGAGTAG
- a CDS encoding LLM class flavin-dependent oxidoreductase, giving the protein MTQLHLAVALDGTGWHPASWREPDARPAGILTARYWADLVTEAERGLLDFVTFEDALGLQTSAFHLPDDRTDHVRGRLDAVLLAAALAPLTRHIGLVPTTNVTHTEPFHLAIGIASLDHASLGRAGWRPQITSRAADAAHFGRRTTPQLTDEDVRDSELIAARLRELFGEAHEVVEVVRRLWDSWEDDAEIRDASTGRYLDRDKVHHIDFVGAHFSVRGPSITPRPPQGQPVVAVLAHAGTPYELAAAGADVVFVTPQSRADAVTRLGAFEQARQRSGRPAGDRIRAFADLVVFLDDEPGRAAGRKRRLDELDGSTFGSDAAVFTGTPGELADLLLEWQAVGLDGFRLRPGTLPHDLTAVTGGLVPELQRRAAFRTAYEADTLRGLLGLPRPANRHARAASAEAGR; this is encoded by the coding sequence GTGACGCAGCTCCACCTCGCGGTCGCGCTGGACGGCACCGGCTGGCACCCCGCGTCCTGGCGGGAGCCGGACGCCAGGCCCGCCGGGATCCTCACCGCCCGGTACTGGGCCGACCTGGTCACCGAGGCCGAACGCGGCCTGCTCGACTTCGTGACCTTCGAGGACGCCCTCGGCCTGCAGACCTCCGCCTTCCACCTGCCGGACGACCGGACCGACCACGTCCGGGGCCGGCTCGACGCCGTCCTGCTGGCGGCCGCCCTCGCCCCGCTGACCAGGCACATCGGACTCGTCCCGACCACCAACGTCACCCACACCGAGCCGTTCCACCTCGCCATCGGCATCGCCTCGCTGGACCACGCCAGCCTGGGCCGGGCGGGCTGGCGCCCGCAGATCACCTCCCGCGCCGCCGACGCCGCGCACTTCGGCCGCCGGACCACCCCGCAACTGACCGACGAGGACGTCCGGGACTCGGAGCTGATCGCCGCGCGGCTGCGCGAACTGTTCGGCGAGGCCCACGAGGTGGTGGAGGTGGTCCGCCGGCTCTGGGACAGCTGGGAGGACGACGCGGAGATCCGGGACGCCTCGACCGGGCGCTACCTCGACCGCGACAAGGTGCACCACATCGACTTCGTCGGCGCGCACTTCAGCGTCCGCGGCCCCTCGATCACCCCGCGCCCGCCGCAGGGCCAACCGGTGGTGGCCGTCCTCGCGCACGCCGGCACTCCCTACGAACTGGCCGCCGCCGGGGCCGACGTCGTGTTCGTCACCCCGCAGTCCCGCGCGGACGCCGTGACCAGGCTCGGCGCGTTCGAGCAGGCGCGGCAGCGGTCCGGGCGCCCGGCCGGGGACCGGATCAGGGCCTTCGCCGACCTGGTGGTCTTCCTGGACGACGAACCGGGCCGGGCCGCAGGGCGCAAGCGCCGGCTGGACGAACTGGACGGCAGCACGTTCGGCTCGGACGCGGCGGTCTTCACCGGTACCCCGGGCGAGTTGGCCGACCTGCTGCTGGAGTGGCAGGCGGTCGGGCTGGACGGGTTCCGGCTGCGGCCGGGCACGCTGCCGCACGACCTCACCGCCGTCACCGGTGGCCTGGTGCCGGAACTCCAGCGGCGCGCGGCGTTCCGGACCGCCTACGAGGCCGACACCCTGCGCGGGCTGCTCGGGCTGCCCCGTCCCGCCAACCGCCATGCGCGGGCCGCGTCCGCGGAAGCCGGGCGGTGA
- a CDS encoding NtaA/DmoA family FMN-dependent monooxygenase (This protein belongs to a clade of FMN-dependent monooxygenases, within a broader family of flavin-dependent oxidoreductases, the luciferase-like monooxygenase (LMM) family, some of whose members use coenzyme F420 rather than FMN.): MKQIHLAAQLPSVQHTVVWSDPSSGSQIAFDSFARLARTAERGKFDFFFLSEGLRLREHKGRVHDLDVAGRPEALTVLSALSAVTTHLGLAATVNSTFNEPYDVARRVATLDHLSGGRAAWNVVTSYDAFTGENFRRGGFLDEADRYTRAAEFLHTARELWDSWRPGDFRADAAAGEFIRAGAGRFTHRGRHFDISGRFSTPPGPQGHPVIIQAGDSPEGREFAAADADVVFSRHSDLASGRAAYRDVKARLAKYGRSPADLKIIPSVSYVLGDTPAEAAERAEEVARAQVGPETALMLMEAAWGRDLSGHDPDGPLPEVDPVPDSVVTKGHNLYRSRGRDETVRHWRRIAEERGLSIRELITEVTARPTFVGTPRQVADAMNEFVQSDAADGFVFSPNVVPGGLDELVDRVVPLLQEMGVHRAEYTGGTLRDHLGLRPARHHHSEETL; encoded by the coding sequence GTGAAACAGATCCATCTCGCCGCTCAACTCCCCAGCGTCCAGCACACCGTGGTCTGGTCGGACCCGAGCTCGGGCAGCCAGATCGCCTTCGACTCCTTCGCCCGGCTGGCCCGGACCGCCGAGCGCGGCAAGTTCGACTTCTTCTTCCTCTCCGAGGGCCTGCGGCTGCGCGAGCACAAGGGCCGCGTGCACGACCTCGACGTGGCGGGCCGGCCCGAGGCGCTGACCGTGCTGAGCGCGCTCTCCGCCGTCACCACGCACCTCGGGCTGGCCGCGACGGTCAACTCCACGTTCAACGAGCCCTACGACGTCGCCCGGCGGGTGGCCACCCTGGACCACCTGAGCGGGGGCCGGGCCGCCTGGAACGTGGTGACCAGCTACGACGCGTTCACCGGCGAGAACTTCCGGCGCGGCGGCTTCCTCGACGAGGCCGACCGCTACACCCGGGCCGCCGAGTTCCTGCACACCGCGCGGGAGCTGTGGGACAGCTGGCGGCCCGGCGACTTCCGGGCGGACGCCGCCGCCGGCGAGTTCATCCGGGCCGGGGCCGGCCGCTTCACCCACCGGGGACGGCACTTCGACATCTCCGGCCGGTTCAGCACGCCGCCCGGCCCGCAGGGGCACCCGGTGATCATCCAGGCGGGGGACTCCCCCGAGGGACGCGAGTTCGCGGCCGCGGACGCCGACGTCGTCTTCAGCAGGCACAGCGACCTGGCGAGCGGCCGCGCCGCCTACCGGGACGTCAAGGCGCGGCTCGCCAAGTACGGCCGCTCCCCGGCGGACCTGAAGATCATCCCGTCGGTCAGCTACGTCCTGGGTGACACTCCCGCGGAGGCCGCCGAGCGCGCGGAGGAGGTCGCCCGCGCCCAGGTCGGCCCGGAGACCGCGCTGATGCTGATGGAGGCGGCCTGGGGCCGCGACCTGTCCGGCCACGACCCGGACGGACCGCTGCCGGAGGTCGACCCCGTCCCGGACAGCGTCGTCACCAAGGGGCACAACCTCTACCGCAGCAGGGGCCGCGACGAGACCGTCCGCCACTGGCGGAGGATCGCGGAGGAACGCGGGCTGAGCATCCGGGAGCTGATCACCGAGGTCACCGCGCGGCCCACCTTCGTCGGCACGCCGCGCCAGGTCGCCGACGCCATGAACGAGTTCGTGCAGAGCGACGCCGCCGACGGCTTCGTCTTCTCCCCGAACGTGGTGCCCGGCGGGCTGGACGAGCTCGTCGACCGGGTGGTGCCGCTGCTCCAGGAGATGGGCGTCCACCGTGCCGAGTACACCGGCGGCACCCTCCGCGACCACCTCGGGCTGCGCCCGGCCCGGCACCACCACTCCGAGGAGACCTTGTGA
- a CDS encoding MFS transporter: MSTQLPVDGVQAGPDDDEQAENRKLPVPALLALATAVFITCLTETLPAGVLPAMSADLGVSESAMGQSVTIYAIGTALTAIPLTVATAAWRRKRLLLTAMAAFAVANTVTALSDDYTLTMAGRFVAGVAAGLAWALLAGYARRLAPVPLQGKAIAIVMTGIPVALSLGVPAGTFLGKEFGWGVAFLVMSALALIVIGWIAATVPDHPGQRPEGRTRVLAALSVPGVTPVLFVTLVFVLAHTILYAYVATFLDHLGMGRSTDLVLLVFGVASMVSIWIVGGQIQHRLRALTIGSSLLVAVAAAGLGLLSGSHPPVYLAAALWGLGWGGVPTLLQTAVGDAGGEQADAAQAMLVTLWNVAMAAGGAIGGVLLGVLGAGSFPWSVLILMAPVLAVVVAARKHGFPLRRG; the protein is encoded by the coding sequence ATGAGCACCCAGTTACCAGTGGACGGCGTCCAGGCCGGACCCGATGACGACGAACAGGCGGAGAACCGGAAGCTGCCCGTCCCGGCGCTGCTGGCCCTGGCCACGGCCGTCTTCATCACCTGCCTGACCGAGACGCTCCCGGCAGGCGTACTGCCCGCGATGAGCGCCGATCTCGGGGTCAGCGAGTCGGCCATGGGGCAGTCGGTGACGATCTACGCGATCGGGACGGCGCTCACCGCGATCCCGCTGACCGTTGCCACCGCCGCGTGGCGCCGCAAGCGGCTGCTGCTGACGGCGATGGCGGCCTTCGCCGTCGCCAACACCGTCACGGCGCTGTCGGACGACTACACGCTGACCATGGCGGGCCGGTTCGTCGCCGGGGTGGCCGCCGGGCTGGCGTGGGCCCTGCTGGCCGGGTACGCCCGCCGGCTGGCACCGGTCCCGCTGCAGGGCAAGGCGATCGCGATCGTGATGACCGGCATCCCGGTCGCACTGTCGCTGGGGGTGCCCGCCGGCACCTTCCTGGGCAAGGAGTTCGGCTGGGGCGTCGCGTTCCTGGTGATGTCGGCACTCGCCCTGATCGTGATCGGGTGGATCGCCGCGACCGTGCCGGACCACCCCGGGCAGCGGCCCGAGGGCAGGACCCGCGTCCTGGCGGCGCTCTCCGTCCCCGGCGTCACGCCGGTGCTGTTCGTGACCCTGGTCTTCGTGCTGGCCCACACCATCCTCTACGCCTACGTCGCGACCTTCCTGGACCACCTCGGCATGGGCCGCTCGACCGACCTGGTGCTGCTGGTCTTCGGCGTCGCCTCGATGGTGAGCATCTGGATCGTGGGCGGACAGATCCAGCACCGGCTACGGGCCCTGACGATCGGCAGTTCCCTGCTGGTCGCGGTGGCGGCGGCCGGGCTGGGACTGCTGTCCGGCAGCCACCCGCCGGTCTACCTGGCCGCGGCGCTCTGGGGCCTCGGCTGGGGCGGCGTCCCCACCCTGCTGCAGACCGCCGTGGGCGACGCGGGCGGCGAACAGGCGGACGCCGCCCAGGCGATGCTGGTCACCCTGTGGAACGTGGCGATGGCGGCCGGCGGGGCGATCGGCGGCGTGCTGCTGGGCGTGCTCGGCGCCGGGTCCTTCCCGTGGAGCGTGCTGATTCTGATGGCCCCGGTGCTGGCCGTGGTGGTCGCCGCCCGGAAGCACGGGTTCCCGCTCCGGCGCGGATGA
- a CDS encoding MerR family transcriptional regulator, with the protein MRIGELSERTDTSRRLLRYYEEQQLIVSTRSPNGYREYDERFVDRVMQIRGLLDAGLPTRIIKQILPCLDKPRTIHFPDATPEMLATLTRERDRMTERINCLIRNRDSVAEYLEAVSGGLVVDGRPGGGVAAPGGELKPA; encoded by the coding sequence ATGCGCATCGGAGAACTGTCGGAACGCACCGACACGTCCCGCCGTCTGCTCCGCTACTACGAGGAGCAGCAGCTGATCGTCTCCACCCGCTCGCCCAACGGCTATCGCGAGTACGACGAGCGCTTCGTGGACCGGGTGATGCAGATCCGGGGGCTGCTCGACGCCGGGCTCCCGACCAGGATCATCAAACAGATCCTTCCCTGCCTCGACAAGCCCCGGACCATCCACTTCCCGGATGCCACGCCCGAGATGCTCGCCACCCTCACCCGCGAGCGCGACCGGATGACCGAACGCATCAACTGCCTGATCCGCAACCGGGATTCGGTTGCCGAGTATCTGGAGGCGGTCAGCGGCGGACTCGTCGTCGACGGTCGCCCGGGCGGCGGCGTGGCGGCCCCCGGGGGCGAGCTCAAGCCGGCCTGA
- a CDS encoding alkaline phosphatase family protein — MSRPVRAVLATATLTAALLPLTGVQASAATGPYKGLPNGTKTAKTLVIGVDGTRYDKLLTADAPNIKALMASGLTATSNLYANPLAPTLSGPGWSTIATGVWPDKHGVKDNTFAGSRFNLYPDLATRLETAAPSASTLVVASWNPIADNVFNGTADLRIDESENDVKTASDAADYLANGNPDTTFLHFDEVDEAGHSYGGTSSQYAAAIHSVDALVGQVVQAVHNRPTYASEDWLIVVTTDHGHTDAGGHGGNSAVERQTFQVVNGAGYTAGSTRYDVKPVDIAPTVLKHEGVTVQPAWQLDGKPIDEIVPDAFDALRPSLQTRVDETGVPAATKGFTHTPPAGWTIDNSRMPSGGVTEWRGWAFATDEFWTAAQLGQSRETNVRARNVFAVADSDEWDDKSHGTGQFDSTLISPSFPVSGTQATVSFANNYKVDGPQTGDLYIVFGSGTPQLVKSYRSDLNSVEKLPVTVPAGATTAQLQFRYTGTNSAFWTVDQVSVTS; from the coding sequence ATGTCCCGTCCCGTTCGGGCCGTCCTCGCCACCGCCACGCTCACCGCGGCGCTGCTGCCCCTCACCGGTGTCCAGGCCTCGGCCGCCACCGGTCCGTACAAGGGCCTGCCGAACGGCACCAAGACGGCCAAGACGCTGGTGATCGGTGTCGACGGCACCCGCTACGACAAGCTGCTGACCGCCGACGCGCCGAACATCAAGGCGCTGATGGCCTCGGGGCTGACCGCCACCAGCAACCTCTACGCCAACCCGCTGGCCCCGACGCTCTCCGGGCCGGGCTGGTCGACCATCGCCACCGGCGTCTGGCCCGACAAGCACGGCGTGAAGGACAACACCTTCGCCGGCTCGCGCTTCAACCTCTACCCGGACCTCGCCACCCGGCTGGAGACGGCCGCGCCGAGCGCCTCCACCCTGGTCGTCGCCTCCTGGAACCCGATCGCCGACAACGTCTTCAACGGCACGGCGGACCTGCGGATCGACGAGAGCGAGAACGACGTCAAGACCGCCTCGGACGCCGCCGACTACCTCGCCAACGGCAACCCCGACACGACCTTCCTGCACTTCGACGAGGTCGACGAGGCCGGTCACAGCTACGGCGGCACCAGCAGCCAGTACGCCGCCGCGATCCACTCGGTGGACGCGCTGGTCGGGCAGGTCGTCCAGGCGGTGCACAACCGTCCGACCTACGCCTCCGAGGACTGGCTGATCGTGGTCACCACCGACCACGGCCACACCGACGCGGGCGGCCACGGCGGGAACAGCGCCGTGGAGCGGCAGACCTTCCAGGTCGTCAACGGGGCCGGGTACACGGCCGGTTCGACCCGCTACGACGTCAAGCCGGTGGACATCGCGCCCACCGTGCTCAAGCACGAGGGCGTCACCGTCCAGCCGGCCTGGCAGCTCGACGGCAAGCCGATCGACGAGATCGTCCCGGACGCCTTCGACGCGCTCCGCCCGAGCCTGCAGACCCGGGTGGACGAGACCGGCGTCCCCGCCGCCACCAAGGGCTTCACCCACACCCCGCCGGCGGGCTGGACCATCGACAACTCCCGGATGCCGAGCGGCGGCGTGACCGAGTGGCGCGGCTGGGCCTTCGCCACGGACGAGTTCTGGACCGCCGCCCAGCTCGGCCAGTCCCGGGAGACCAACGTCCGCGCCCGCAACGTCTTCGCGGTGGCCGACTCCGACGAGTGGGACGACAAGTCGCACGGCACCGGGCAGTTCGACTCCACGCTGATCAGCCCGAGCTTCCCGGTCAGCGGGACCCAGGCCACCGTCTCCTTCGCCAACAACTACAAGGTGGACGGCCCGCAGACCGGCGACCTGTACATCGTCTTCGGTTCCGGCACCCCGCAGCTGGTGAAGTCCTACCGCAGCGACCTCAACAGTGTCGAGAAGCTCCCGGTCACCGTCCCGGCCGGCGCCACCACCGCGCAGCTCCAGTTCCGCTACACCGGCACCAACAGCGCGTTCTGGACGGTGGACCAGGTCTCCGTCACCTCCTGA
- a CDS encoding MarR family winged helix-turn-helix transcriptional regulator produces the protein MYDGRKGSPSPLQQAIHLLPLAGEAAELRLTQRLAERGMTRAHLTMLAALAEHGPHAKPDLAARCGLSLTDALPVVASLLAGRLVEAFPVHIDRRHEVVMVNAAGREALDLLHAEAAAAQDDLLRPLTRGERAQLNALLRRVCAAADRTTGAGAPRTEAVAQS, from the coding sequence ATGTACGACGGCCGCAAGGGATCACCGAGCCCGCTCCAGCAGGCCATCCACCTGTTGCCGCTGGCCGGCGAGGCCGCCGAACTGCGGCTGACGCAACGGCTCGCGGAGCGCGGCATGACCCGGGCGCACCTGACGATGCTGGCCGCGCTCGCCGAGCACGGGCCGCACGCCAAGCCGGATCTGGCCGCCCGCTGCGGGCTCTCCCTCACCGACGCGCTGCCGGTCGTGGCAAGCCTGCTGGCCGGCCGGCTCGTCGAGGCCTTCCCCGTCCACATCGACCGCCGCCACGAGGTGGTGATGGTGAACGCCGCCGGCCGGGAGGCCCTGGACCTGCTGCACGCCGAGGCCGCCGCCGCCCAGGACGACCTGTTGCGCCCGCTCACCAGGGGCGAGCGGGCGCAGCTGAACGCCCTGCTGCGCCGGGTCTGCGCGGCGGCCGACCGGACGACGGGGGCCGGCGCGCCCCGGACCGAGGCCGTAGCGCAGAGCTGA
- a CDS encoding M48 family metalloprotease — protein MSALVAVLLVLALVWPWAAAPAARRLADLLPPKAAALTLVGSAVALAAGTVWALGGLVAGGLLHLMLLAEEGGTPAGPSAAVPLAVAGGAALLLVAGLAGRLWHRQRQLLARTWRSVGGHPDGDGLVVVPDGPADAFALPAHRGRPGRIVVTAEMLRTLDVDGRDVLFAHERAHLGGRHHLLARTVELASAAHPAVRGLAPATSFQLERWADEEAAAAVGDRRLTAAAVARAALASAASGRRPSLLPAIGTGPVPRRVGALLDAPPAPPRGRALRTTAVALLAVVALSLTLSFGSAYGLHEYIEQVQEIARP, from the coding sequence GTGAGCGCCCTGGTGGCCGTACTGCTGGTCCTGGCCCTGGTCTGGCCCTGGGCGGCCGCGCCCGCGGCGCGACGGCTGGCCGACCTGCTGCCGCCGAAGGCCGCCGCCCTCACCCTGGTCGGCTCGGCCGTGGCACTGGCCGCCGGCACGGTGTGGGCGCTCGGGGGCCTCGTCGCCGGCGGGCTGCTCCACCTGATGCTGCTCGCGGAGGAGGGCGGCACCCCCGCCGGTCCGTCCGCCGCCGTCCCGCTCGCCGTGGCCGGCGGGGCCGCCCTGCTGCTCGTCGCGGGCCTGGCCGGGCGCCTCTGGCACCGGCAGCGGCAGTTGCTCGCACGGACCTGGCGAAGCGTGGGCGGGCACCCGGACGGCGACGGACTCGTGGTCGTCCCGGACGGGCCCGCGGACGCCTTCGCGCTGCCCGCCCACCGCGGCCGGCCGGGCCGGATCGTGGTGACCGCCGAGATGCTGCGCACCCTGGACGTCGACGGGCGGGACGTGCTGTTCGCCCATGAGCGGGCCCACCTCGGCGGCCGCCACCACCTGCTCGCCCGGACCGTCGAGCTCGCCTCGGCCGCGCACCCGGCCGTCCGCGGGCTGGCCCCCGCGACCTCCTTCCAGCTGGAACGCTGGGCGGACGAGGAGGCCGCCGCCGCGGTCGGCGACCGCCGGCTCACCGCCGCGGCCGTCGCCAGGGCCGCCCTGGCCTCGGCCGCCTCCGGCCGGCGTCCCAGCCTGCTGCCGGCGATCGGCACCGGCCCCGTCCCCCGCCGGGTGGGCGCCCTGCTGGACGCCCCGCCCGCACCCCCGCGCGGACGGGCCCTGCGCACGACGGCCGTCGCCCTGCTCGCCGTCGTCGCCCTCTCGCTCACCCTGAGCTTCGGCTCCGCCTACGGCCTGCACGAGTACATCGAGCAGGTGCAGGAGATCGCCCGCCCGTAG
- a CDS encoding BlaI/MecI/CopY family transcriptional regulator — MSEVSDPRRPHGELVADVLAVLWAAPGPLTPGQVRDALGGRLARTTVTTILTRLHEKGTLERERGGRGFAYSPVHDAPGLTASRMHRELHRDPHRDLVLERFVSALSPDDEDVLRRLLRTAEEGRQ; from the coding sequence ATGTCCGAGGTCAGCGACCCCAGGCGGCCGCACGGCGAACTCGTGGCCGACGTGCTCGCCGTGCTCTGGGCGGCGCCGGGGCCGCTCACACCCGGTCAGGTCAGGGACGCCCTCGGCGGGCGGCTCGCCAGGACCACCGTGACGACCATCCTCACCCGGCTGCACGAGAAGGGGACGCTGGAGCGCGAACGCGGCGGACGCGGCTTCGCCTACTCCCCCGTGCACGACGCACCCGGCCTGACCGCCAGTCGGATGCACCGCGAGCTGCACCGGGACCCGCACCGGGACCTCGTGCTGGAACGTTTCGTCTCCGCCCTCTCCCCCGACGACGAGGACGTGCTGCGCCGCCTGCTGCGCACCGCCGAGGAGGGCCGGCAGTGA
- the efeB gene encoding iron uptake transporter deferrochelatase/peroxidase subunit — MSSRRSSADTPKDAESPESPQQDGTPSTAGAVPGGRVPVSRRAVIGWAGAGVALGAAAVGSVAVATGSGGAVPAAAAASGEVPFFGEHQSGIATPVQDRLHFAAFDVSATATRESLVRVLKEWTKAAAAMTGGREVGSGAASGLPQAPPDDTGEALGLPASRLTLTVGFGPSLFEKDGVDRFGLRARRPEALIDLPKFRGDALDPARSGGDLCVQACADDPQVAVHAIRNLARIGMGVVNVRWSQLGFGKTSSTTPEAQTPRNLMGFKDGTHNIAGSDAGALAEHVWVGPGEGPEWMTGGSYLVARRIRMHIETWDRTPLKEQEDIFGRSKGEGAPFGKVKERDAPDLKAMPEDSHVRLAHPDSNDGLMILRRGFSFTDGTDGLGRLEAGLFFLAYQRDTRKAFVPLQQRLAGGDALNEYIQHVGSAHFACPAGVRKPGEWWGQALFG, encoded by the coding sequence ATGTCCTCCCGCCGTTCGTCCGCCGACACACCCAAGGACGCCGAGAGCCCCGAGAGCCCCCAGCAGGACGGAACACCCTCCACCGCCGGTGCGGTGCCGGGTGGGCGTGTCCCGGTCAGTCGGCGTGCGGTGATCGGTTGGGCGGGTGCGGGTGTCGCGTTGGGTGCGGCTGCGGTGGGTTCGGTGGCGGTGGCGACCGGGTCGGGTGGTGCGGTGCCGGCGGCCGCGGCGGCGAGCGGGGAGGTTCCGTTCTTCGGGGAGCATCAGTCGGGGATCGCGACGCCGGTGCAGGACCGGTTGCATTTCGCGGCGTTCGACGTGTCGGCGACGGCGACGCGTGAGTCGTTGGTGCGGGTGTTGAAGGAGTGGACGAAGGCGGCGGCGGCGATGACCGGTGGCCGTGAGGTGGGCAGCGGTGCGGCGAGTGGTCTGCCGCAGGCGCCGCCGGACGACACGGGTGAGGCGTTGGGTCTGCCGGCGTCGCGGTTGACGTTGACGGTCGGGTTCGGGCCGTCGTTGTTCGAGAAGGACGGGGTGGACCGGTTCGGTCTGCGGGCGCGGCGTCCGGAGGCGTTGATCGACCTGCCGAAGTTCCGGGGTGACGCTCTGGATCCGGCGCGCAGTGGTGGTGATCTGTGTGTGCAGGCGTGTGCGGACGATCCGCAGGTGGCGGTGCACGCGATCCGTAACCTGGCGCGGATCGGGATGGGTGTGGTGAACGTCCGGTGGTCGCAGCTGGGGTTCGGGAAGACGTCCTCGACGACGCCGGAGGCGCAGACGCCGCGGAACCTGATGGGTTTCAAGGACGGGACGCACAACATCGCGGGGTCGGACGCGGGGGCGTTGGCGGAGCACGTGTGGGTGGGGCCGGGTGAGGGTCCGGAGTGGATGACGGGTGGGTCGTACCTGGTGGCGCGGCGGATCCGGATGCACATCGAGACCTGGGACCGGACTCCGTTGAAGGAGCAGGAGGACATCTTCGGGCGGAGCAAGGGGGAGGGTGCGCCGTTCGGGAAGGTGAAGGAGAGGGACGCGCCGGATCTGAAGGCGATGCCGGAGGATTCGCACGTGCGGTTGGCGCATCCGGACAGCAACGACGGGTTGATGATCCTGCGTCGGGGGTTCTCGTTCACGGACGGGACGGACGGTCTGGGGCGGTTGGAGGCGGGTCTGTTCTTCCTGGCGTACCAGCGTGACACCCGGAAGGCGTTCGTGCCGTTGCAGCAGCGGTTGGCGGGCGGTGACGCGTTGAACGAGTACATCCAGCACGTCGGTTCGGCGCACTTCGCCTGTCCGGCGGGCGTCCGCAAGCCCGGTGAGTGGTGGGGTCAGGCCCTGTTCGGCTGA
- the efeU gene encoding iron uptake transporter permease EfeU: MFGNYLIGLREGLEASLVVCILIAYLVKTGRREKLAPVWTGIGAAVGLSMAFGAVLQFGSTQLTFEAQEALGGSLSVIAVGLVTWMVFWMRRTARHLKAELHGKLDAAIAMGTFALVSTAFLAVGREGLETALFIWSAVQATNDGWNPLVGAALGLLTSVVLGWLFYRGALRINLAKFFTWTGAMLVVVAAGVLAYGVHDLQEAGWIPGLHNQAFDISATVPKDSWYGTLLKGVFNFQPDPTVLQLAVWAAYLVPTLAIFLGLFGSRPAAPPAPAAPAAPRPDSAGSAA, from the coding sequence GTGTTCGGCAACTACCTGATCGGCCTGCGCGAAGGCCTCGAAGCCAGCCTGGTCGTCTGCATCCTGATCGCCTATCTGGTGAAGACCGGCCGCCGGGAGAAGCTCGCGCCGGTGTGGACCGGCATCGGCGCCGCCGTGGGGCTGAGCATGGCCTTCGGCGCCGTCCTGCAGTTCGGCTCGACCCAGCTGACCTTCGAGGCCCAGGAGGCGCTCGGCGGGAGCCTGTCGGTGATCGCCGTGGGGCTGGTCACCTGGATGGTGTTCTGGATGCGGCGTACCGCCCGGCACCTGAAGGCCGAGTTGCACGGCAAGTTGGACGCGGCGATCGCGATGGGCACCTTCGCGCTGGTCAGCACCGCGTTCCTGGCGGTGGGCCGGGAGGGGCTGGAGACGGCGCTGTTCATCTGGTCGGCGGTCCAGGCCACGAACGACGGGTGGAACCCGCTGGTCGGCGCGGCGCTGGGCCTGCTGACCTCGGTGGTGCTCGGCTGGCTGTTCTACCGGGGCGCGCTGCGGATCAACCTGGCGAAGTTCTTCACCTGGACGGGCGCCATGCTGGTGGTCGTGGCGGCCGGTGTGCTCGCCTACGGGGTGCACGACCTCCAGGAGGCCGGCTGGATCCCGGGCCTGCACAACCAGGCCTTCGACATCAGCGCCACCGTCCCCAAGGACAGCTGGTACGGGACCCTGCTCAAGGGCGTGTTCAACTTCCAGCCCGACCCCACGGTCCTGCAGCTCGCCGTCTGGGCGGCCTACCTGGTCCCGACCCTGGCGATCTTCCTCGGCCTCTTCGGCAGCCGACCGGCCGCACCGCCCGCACCCGCGGCCCCGGCCGCGCCGCGTCCCGACTCCGCCGGCTCGGCCGCCTGA